ACGCCGCGGCGATCGCGGCCATGGCGTTCTCGACCTGGAAGGGGATGCTGCCCTGGCGGGTCAGCGGAATGGCGGACAAGGCGATGGCGTGTTCGTCAGCGCCCTGCGCGGCGACGATGCTGTCGCCGTCGCGGTAGACCACGCGCAGGCCCTGCGCGCGATGCGTGATCATGCGCGGATGGTTCCTGTCCTGCGCGAAGAAGGTGACGTTGCCGGGGCAGGCCGGGGCCATCTCCGCGACGATGGGGTCGGCCGCGTTCAGTACCGCCGTGCCCTTTGAACCGACGTATTGCACGATGACGCGCTTGACCACCGCCAGGTCTTCGACCGTGCTGATGTAGCCCAGGCCCAGGTGGTCGCCCATGCCGATATTGGTGACGACGGCGACGTCGCAGCGGTCGAAGGCCAGGCCTTCGCGCAGGATGCCGCCGCGCGCGGTTTCCAGCACGGCGGCGTCGACCTCGGGATGCATCAGGACGCTGCGGGCGCTGCGCGGGCCGCTGCAGTCGCCGGTGTCGATGCGGCGGTCGCCGATGTACACGCCGTCCGAGTTGGTCATGCCCACGGTCCGGCCGTCCTGGCCCAGGATGTGCGCGGTCAGCCGCACCGTGGTGGTCTTGCCGTTGGTGCCGGCCACGGCGACCACGGGAATGCGGCCGTCCTCGCCTTCCTCGTACATATTGGCGATGATGGCCTCGCCCACCGCGCGGCCCTTGCCGAACGAGGGGTTCAGGTGCATGCGCAGGCCGGGCGCGGCATTGATTTCCACCACGCCGCCGCGCTGCTCCTCCAGCGGCTGGTGCACGGTTTCCGCCACCACGTCCACGCCGCACAGGTCCAGGCCTATCATGCGCGCGGCCGTGACCACGCGCGCCGCCAGCTCCGGGTGGACTTCGTCGGTGACGTCGGTGGCCGAGCCGCCGGTGCTGAGGTTGGCGTTGTTGCGCAGCACCACGCGCGTGCCCGCCGGCGGCACCGAGTCGGGCGTATAGCCTTGCTTGGCCAGCACGCCCAGGGCGATGTCGTCGATGCGGATCTTGGTCAGCGTGGTGGCGTGGCCGTCGCCGCGCAGCGGGTCGGTATTGACCTGGGCGACCAGTTCGCGGATGGTGCGCGCGCCGTCGCCGGAGACTTGCGGCGGATCGCGGCGCGCGGCCGCCACCAGCTTGTCGCCCACCACCAGCATGCGGAAGTCGTGGCCCGGGATGTAGCGCTCGACGATGACGTCGTCGCTGATGGCTTCGGCGGCGGCGTAGGCCGCCGCGATCTGCTCGCGGGTTTCGATGTTGACCGCGACGCCGCGGCCCTGGCTGCCGTCGCGCGGCTTGACCACCACCGGGCCTTGCAGCGCCTGCGCGGCGGCCCAGGCGTCCTCGACGTTGTCGACCGTGCGGCCCAGCGGCACCGGCACGCCGGCGGCGTCCAGCAGCATCTTGGTCAGGTCCTTGTCCTGCGCGATCGATTCGGAAATCGCGCTGGTCAGGTCGGTCTCGGCGGCCTGGATGCGGCGCTGGCGCGAGCCCCAGCCGAACTGCACCATGCTGCCCTGGGTCAGGCGGCGGAAGGGAATGCCGCGCGCCACGGCGGCGTGGACGATGGCGCCGGTGCTGGGGCCCAGGCGCAGGTCTTCGTCCATTTCGCGCAGGCGGGCCAGCGCCGCGGGCAGGTCGAAGGCCTGGTCGGCCATGGCCGCCAGGCAGAGCTGTTCGGCCAGTTCGAGCGCAAGGCGGCCGACCTGTTCCTCGCTGTATTCGAACACCACCTGGTAGATGCCGGGCTCGATGGTGGCCTGCGTGCGGCAGAAGGTGACCGGGCAGCCGGCGTGGGCCTGCAATGCCAGCGCGACGTGCGCCAGCGTGTGCGCCAGCGAGACGTCTTCCAGGTGGCCTTCGGGACGCAGCAGCCCCAGTTGCGGGAAACGCTTGCGCAACTGGCCTTCGAACCCCGGCAGGTGGTCGATCGAGCACTCGGCGTCGGTGCAGGCCACGATGGCCTCGATGGCGGTGTTGCGGCTCCACAGATTGGGGCCGCGCAGCGCGCGTATGCGGGAGACTTCCATGCGGATGATTCCTGTCGTCAGCTTTGCTGGATCCAGCGGCGGACCAGGTTGATGGTGGGTTCGGAGGCGCCTTCGTCGGTTTGCAGCAGCAGGAAGTCGCCCGGACGCAGGCGGGCCAGCGCGTCGCGCGCGGCGCGCGCGTGGTCGGGTTCGTCGACGATTTCCAGCGCGCGTCCGGCGCCGGCCTGTTCCAGGCCGGCGCGCAGCAGGGCGCGCGCCTGGCCGGCCGGCCGCTTGCTGGGCACCGAGGCGTCGTCGTAGAGCACCACGCGGTCGAAGACCGCGCCCAGCGCCAGGCCCTGGGCCACCAGGTCTTCGTCGCGGCGGTCCACGCCGGCGCCGTAGACGACGGTGCGGTGCTGGGCCGGGAAGTGCCGGATCGCATCGGCCAGCGCGTGCAGCGCCGAGACGTTGTGCGCGCCGTCGACCACCACGGTGGCGCCGTCGCGCTCATAGGGCGTGAACTGCCAGGGCGCGTCGGCCTGGTCGATGTCGAAGGTTTCGATGCCGACGCGGATCAGGTCGGCCGGCACGCCCAGCGCCCAGGCGGCGCCGACGGCGGCCAGCACGTTTTCCAACTGGAAGCCGACGCGGGCGCCCTGGGTCAGGGGCAGGTTGATGGCCGCCGACAGGGTTTCCTCGCGCGAGCCCGTGGCCATGATGACCTGGCCGTCGCGCACGTAGACCGCGCGCTTGCCCAGCGCCAGGTGCGAGGCGATGACGGAATTGCGCGGGTCGAGTCCGAAGTAGAGGACCTCGCCGTCGCACAGC
This genomic interval from Bordetella genomosp. 10 contains the following:
- the cphA gene encoding cyanophycin synthetase, whose protein sequence is MEVSRIRALRGPNLWSRNTAIEAIVACTDAECSIDHLPGFEGQLRKRFPQLGLLRPEGHLEDVSLAHTLAHVALALQAHAGCPVTFCRTQATIEPGIYQVVFEYSEEQVGRLALELAEQLCLAAMADQAFDLPAALARLREMDEDLRLGPSTGAIVHAAVARGIPFRRLTQGSMVQFGWGSRQRRIQAAETDLTSAISESIAQDKDLTKMLLDAAGVPVPLGRTVDNVEDAWAAAQALQGPVVVKPRDGSQGRGVAVNIETREQIAAAYAAAEAISDDVIVERYIPGHDFRMLVVGDKLVAAARRDPPQVSGDGARTIRELVAQVNTDPLRGDGHATTLTKIRIDDIALGVLAKQGYTPDSVPPAGTRVVLRNNANLSTGGSATDVTDEVHPELAARVVTAARMIGLDLCGVDVVAETVHQPLEEQRGGVVEINAAPGLRMHLNPSFGKGRAVGEAIIANMYEEGEDGRIPVVAVAGTNGKTTTVRLTAHILGQDGRTVGMTNSDGVYIGDRRIDTGDCSGPRSARSVLMHPEVDAAVLETARGGILREGLAFDRCDVAVVTNIGMGDHLGLGYISTVEDLAVVKRVIVQYVGSKGTAVLNAADPIVAEMAPACPGNVTFFAQDRNHPRMITHRAQGLRVVYRDGDSIVAAQGADEHAIALSAIPLTRQGSIPFQVENAMAAIAAAWALGTDWTQIERGLGSFVNDAASAPGRFNVFGYRGATVIADYGHNPDAMLALIQAVDAMPARRRVALISGAGDRRDEDIRRQTELLGDAFDDVLLYQDQCQRGRADGEVIALLREGLRNAGRARYSEEIDGEFVAIDAALARLAPGDLCLILVDQVEEALAHIAQRIAESAAPA